Genomic DNA from Halomonas sp. BDJS001:
GATGCAGTTGTTTGACCAGCCGGGGTTAGAGAATAACTACGACTTTGAAGTGCGCCACAAGGCGATTATCGATCGCTTTGGGCGTTACCCGCACCGTAACGCCTTGTTGGGGCGGGCCTCTACCGACGAGGAGTTGGCCTTCTTAAAGGAGCCCGGCTCCTCTTTTTAACTGTTTGCTTATTACCCATTAGCCACGTGGCGGTTTATGTCGTTTCGAAAATCTACCCGGATCAATAAGTACATTAGCGAGAGCGGTATGTGCTCCCGCCGTGAAGCCGACCGCTTTGTGGAGCAGGGCAACGTGTGGATTAACGGTCGCCGTGCCACCACTGGCGATCAGGTGGTGGCGGGAGACTTGGTGAAGGTCAATGGTCAGGAGATCGAGCCTCAGGAGGAGGAGGATCTGGTGCTGATCGCGCTGAACAAGCCGGTGGGCATTGTCAGTACCACCGAGTCCAGCGAAAAGGACAATATCGTTGAGTTTGTGAAGCATGGCACACGTATTTTCCCCATTGGGCGGCTCGACAAAGACTCCCAAGGGTTGATTTTTTTGACCAATAATGGTGACTTGGTTAATAAGATTCTGCGCGCCAATAACAACCACGAAAAAGAGTACCAGGTGACGGTGAACAAGCCGATTACCGACGAGTTTATCGAGGGTATGCAGCGCGGCGTGCCGATTCTGGGCAAGGTGACCAAGCGCTGCAAGTTACAAAAAGAGTCCACCTTTGTATTCACGATTACATTGGTACAGGGGCTCAATCGGCAAATTCGCCGTATGTGCGAATACTTCGGCTATGAGGTTACCCAACTGATCCGCACGCGGATTATGAATGTGTCGCTTAAAGGCTTAGCCCTGGGTGACTGGCGCGATCTCACGCCTAAAGAGATTGATACCATTATCGCCTTGACCGAACGCTCAGAGGCGGCACCCGAGAAGAAGAGTAAAGCGAAGCCAGAAAGACCCAACTACAGCTCAGGCGCAGGAAAGGCAAAACCGCCTGCTGCGAAAAGGCGGCCGGCCAAAGCAGGTGCGAAGGCAACTGGTGCCAAAGCCACCGGGGTTAAACCGCTTCCCAAAGGTAAAAAAGCCGCCAGCGGAAAAGTCAGTGGAAAAACAGGTACCGGCCCGAAAGGCGGTGTGGCAGGCAAGCCGCACCCCAAGGGCGGTAAAGCCCCCGGCAAGCCCGGTGCTAAAGGTAAGCCCGTGGGTAACGGCCGCGGTAAGCCAGCGGCGGGCGGTAAACCTTCTCAGCGACGCAAATAGCGCCTAACCCTTCAAGAGTCTCCACTGTGATTCCAATCGTCGCTTTTTACGCTTTGATTAGCGTTATCGCTTATATCACTTACGCTATCGACAAAAAGGCGGCTATTAACAACCGCCGTCGGGTGAGTGAAAAGTCGCTACATCTGCTTGGGATAGTGGGGGGCTGGCCGGGTGCGTTACTGGCCCAACAGCGGCTGCGGCATAAAACTCAAAAAACCGCCTTTCAAGTGACGTTCTGGCTAACGGTTGTCGTAAATCTGGTCTGTGTAGGGTGGCTAACGGTTTCATTGAACCTCATTTAGCCACCCGTTTAGCCACCCTATGCTGGGTGCCTACGCTCTGGTGTGATTGCCGGGCGCGAAAAGAAAATTAGCGATCAGCTCTTTGCCGCCTTCAGTGGCAAACGATTCCGGGTGAAACTGGATGCCATGAATCGGGTACTCCCGGTGTTTAACGCCCATCAGCTCAAACTCACCCAGTGCCTGCCAGCCGCTGCGCTGCTCGAAATTGTCAGCTTCCAGGGTTCCCACGGTGGCGGTTACTTCCAGGCACTCGGGCAGGGTGGTCGCATCGGCAATTAGCGAGTGGTAGCGCATTACCTCAAGCTGGTCGGGCACGCCGTTAAACACCGAGGCGTTATTGTGGTTGATCGGGCTGATCTTGCCATGCATCGGCAGCGGTGCCTTCACTACCTTGCCGCCAAACACGTGCACAATACCCTGCATGCCCAGGCAAACGCCCAGCAGCGGGGTGGTCTTACCCAGTTTTCCGATCACCTCAGCGCACACGCCAAAGTAGCGCGGGTCATCCGGGGAGCCGGGGCCGGGGGAGATAATAATACGATCCGGCGCCATGGCTTCGATCGTCTGGAAATCGATCTGATTATTACGCTTAACGAGTATTTCAAAGCTGGCCAGCCCGCCGCGATTCTTCTCCGTGGTTAGAATCTCACCGATGAACTGGTAGAGGTTATAGGTGAAGGAGTCGTAGTTATCGATGATCAGCACCTTCATGCGGGGCTCTCCGTTTCCGTGCTCATAAAGGGGGTCAAGGCCTTGCGGGTGCCGGCAAATTTGCGGCGAATCTCTTCGTACTCATCTTCGGCGTTGCTGTCATACACGTTGCCGCCGCAGGTTTGCACGTAAGCGCGCTCGCCGTTGACGAATACCGTACGAATGGGAATGGCAAAGGTACAGTCGCCGTTAAACGAGAACTGACCCACCGCGCCACCGTAGGGGCCGCGGCCATCGGTTTCCAGGTCGTCGATAATCTTCATCGCTTCTATCTTGGGCGCGCCGGTGAGTGTCCCCGCCGGAAAGTTGCTGGCCAGGGCGGTAAACATATCTTCGCCTTCGGCAATGATGCCGACGATCTCGCTGGAGATATGCTGCACGTGGCTAAAGCGCTTGATATCCATCAGGCTACGTACTTTCACCGTGCCAAACTGTGCCACCCGGCCAATATCGTTGCGATGCAGGTCGACGATCATGTTGTGTTCGGCGATCTCTTTCGGATCGTTGAGCAGCGCACGGGCCAACTGGGTATCCTCTTGGGGCGTTTTGCCGCGCAGGGTGGTACCTGCCAGCGGAAACGTCTCCATCTCGCCTTGGCGCAGTCGGAATAGCAGTTCAGGGCTGGCGCCAATGAGTTTCTGCTCGCCGAATTTAACGTAGTACATCTGCGGTGAGGGGTTAATGGTGCGCAGCTGGTCGTACAGCGCCAGGGTATCGCCTTTAATACTAAAACGCTTTTTAAAGCCGACTTCACACTGGAACACCTTACCGTCAATAATATCCTGCTTCACCTTGGCCACCGCCTCGGCGTGCTCTGCCTGGCTCATGGTGTCGCCCAGCGCGGTAATCTGCAGCGGGCCTGCTGGCTCATCGTCTGCATTGATCAGCGTCTGCAAAAATTCGTAGCGGCTGTTGTCGTAGTAGAAGTAGGTGACTTCCCCGGTCATCTTGTCGAGGATCAGGCCATCTTTGTAGAGCCCAAAGCGGAAGGTGTCGAAATCATCGCTGGCTTTTAACGCAAGCGATGGCTCGAAGTACTGCATGGCGTCATAGCCAAGATAGCCGCTTAGCCCGCCAGCGTACTTGCGGGAAATAATATTCTGCGGAATCAGGCTGCGCAGCAGCTCGTAGGGGTTGTCGCTTGGGTAGTGGTTGGCGTTGCCATCACGCTCTTGGATGGTCAGCGTGTTGCCGTTGGCGTAGAGGGTGTACTCAGGGTCGAAGCCAATAATCGAGTGACGTGCCATGTGGCTATCTTCACCCAGCGACTCCAGCATGTAGCAGGTATCAAAGCGGCGTTCGATTTTTTGAAACAGGGCAAAGAAGTCGCAGTCCGCCGCCAAGGTCACATAGTGAGGTTTGCGTGGCAGCGTAAAAGGCTGCGGGCCTGATGAGGCGTGCGTGTCAGCAGTGGTCATGATCAATCAGTCCGTGAAGAAGGGCTTGAAGAGGGTAGCGTGGTAAGCGCGCGGGAACCCCGCGAAACCGTAGCGATACCCACGCCCAGGGTTTCGGCAATTTTGCGGTGGGGCACCCCTTCGCGCAGCAGCTTAAAAATTTGTAGGCGTTTACTGATTTCTTGATACTCTGCAGGCGTTAGCAGGCTCGCCAGCGCTGCGTCCATTGCTTTAGGTGAGTCAATAGCGAGCAAATGGCGAATGAGCTCAGCCTGGTAGTGTTCGTCTGTTGTCATGTCTGCCACCAGGTAACCTGTAATGTACTAGCGTACTAGTACGCTACCTGATTGCTCAGGGAAGTCAAGCAGAGCGTTCAATTTTGAGGAGTCACGATGACCGGCTATTTTATTCAAGCCTTTATTTACCTTGTCGCCGCGGTGATCGCGGTACCACTAGCCAAGCGTTTTGGTCTGGGGTCTGTGCTGGGATATCTGGTTGCTGGGGTCGTGATTGGCCCGATTCTGGGGCTGGTGGGGCAGGAGACCACCACCATTCAGCACTTTGCCGAGTTCGGCGTGGTGATGATGCTATTTTTGGTGGGCATGGAGCTTGATCCCAAGGGGCTGTGGGCCATGCGGGTTCGGCTGATTGGCCTGGGCGGGCTTCAGGTCGTGCTAACCGCAGCGGCAGGTAGCGCTATCGGCTGGTGGCTGGGGCTCGTTTGGCAGACGGCACTAGCAGTGGGGCTGATTTTCGCGCTCTCCTCTACGGCGATTGTGCTGCAAACACTCAATGAGAAGGGGCTGGCCAAAACCGAAGGTGGGCGCAGCGCTTTTTCGGTGCTGCTGTTCCAGGATATTGCGGTGATCCCAATGCTGGCGTTGATTCCGCTGCTGGCGCTGCCGGAATTAATGGGCGCGGGCGGCGATGACGGCCATGCCAGCTTAAGCCTGGTAGCCCACTTGCCCGGCTGGGCGCACGCTTTAGTGGTCGTGGGGGCCATCGTTAGTGTCATCGCCGGCGGCTACTATTTGATGCCGCTGTTGTTTCGCTATGTGATTGGCTCTGGCCTGCGCGAGGTGTTTACCGCTATGGCGCTGATGCTGGTGATTGGCATCGCCGCTTTGATGAGTGTGGTCAATTTATCTCCTGCCCTAGGTGCTTTCCTGGCCGGGGTGGTGCTCGCCAACAGTGAATTTAAGCACGAGCTGGAAGCCAATATTGAGCCCTTCAAAGGACTACTACTGGGGTTGTTCTTTATTACCGTAGGGGCGGGCATCAACTTCTCGGTGTTAGCAGCGGAGTGGGGCACGGTGTTATCGCTAGGCGTGGCGGTTATCGTTGTTAAAGGTGTGATTCTGCTGGGCTTGGCGCTGCTATTTCGAGTGCATGGTAGCAACGGATGGCTATTCACTTTAAGCCTTGCTCAAGCCGGTGAATTCGGCTTTGTGCTGCTGACCTACAGCGTTCAAAACAACGTGATTCCTACCGATATCTCCCAGATTCTCTCACTGGTGGTGGCGCTATCAATGTTCTTAACGCCGTTGCTATTTATTGCCTATGACCGGCTGGTGCTACCGCGCTACCTTATCGCTAAAAACGATGATCGCGAAGCCGATGCTATTGAGGAGCAGGCACCGGTTATCGTTGCGGGGGTAGGGCGGTTTGGACAAATTATCTGTCGCTTGCTGCGCGCCAATAATATCCCCATCGTGGCGCTGGATCTCGAGATCGAGCAGATCGAGAACCTGCGCAAAATTAACATCAAGAGCTACTTTGGCGATGCCAGCCGCTCCGACTTGCTAGAGACTGCAGGGATTGAGCACGCTAGATTACTGGTTATCGCGTTAGACGATCGTGAGCGTGCTGTTCAGATGGTTAAGCATGTGAAGCATGCCTACCCCCAAGTGTGGGTGCTGGCCCGCGCCTTCGACCGTGGTCACGGCTATCAGTTGCGTGATGCGGGCGCAGATGACGTGATCAGTGAAACCTACCACTCAGCGCTGGAGCTGGGTGGTCACGCGCTGACGGCCATGGGCGTGCACCCCATGCGAGCGAAGCAGATGACCTGGGCCTTTGTACAAAACGAAGATGCCCACGAGGATGAATTGTTTGAAGCCTGGAAAGAGATCGAAGAGGGCATCAGCTTCAGCCCCCGCTACGGTGAGCTATTTATGAAACTGGAGGAGTCATTGAATAGCGCCATGCAGCAGGATTGGCCCGAGCCGCAACGGGAAGATGTGCCGATCTGGACACCGCCAAACCATAACCGCGAGTGAGCTTAAAACGGCAGATGTAAGGAGGCGCTTAGCATATTGAGGTGGTTGAGGGTGGGAGCGTCGATGCGTTCGTACTCTAGCCGGCTGACGAGTCGGTTAATCGTCATGGTGGCGCCGAAGCCCTGCAGCAATGCTGTACCGCTTTCATCGGCGCCTTCCAGATCACTTTCACCACGCCATTCTGTGATACCGGACTTCGCATAGATGCTGAAAGCACCCATGCGAACTCCGGCAACAATGGCGCCTCCCAAACTGAGTGTATCCATGATGAGGGGGTTAACACCGGAGGAAGTGGAGATCTCTTCGCTTTCCCGGTAGGCAATTTCAGCGCCAATATCGAGTTGCGGGAGCCGCCAGGGGCTGTAGCCTGCGGTGACTCGAAAACCGCTGGTATAATTATCAAGGCTTTGAAGGTCGCTACCTTCTAAGATAACGCCGTTATCCAGCTGCATAAGTTCGCTATTGGGAGCGGTATACGCCATGACCGGCGGGGCGTCGTCGGCGTAGCTGCTAAACCAGGGAACTGAGCAGCAGAGCAGGGTGCTTGCCAAGCGTTTGATTGGCATTTCTCATATACCTATCGTTTCATACCCAACTATTGCCGCATACCCATGGGTAGGGAGGAAAAAGCTATTGCTCTTCAGATTAGCAACTGGCTTTGATTTCCACCACTTTAATTGCGCCTTGAGCCAGATTATCGACTAAATTTTTACCCATTGTCAGAAAGCGGTCGCCAAATACCCACTGGGGTGACAGCACGGCTTGTCGTGGCGTCTGCTCTTTTTGCCGTTGGTGCTGGCGCCACGCCAAGGCCATTTCACTCCAGTCGTCCACGTGTTCAAGTTGAAAGCCGCCGGTTTCAAGCAGCCGAGTCAGCTCAGACAGGTTAAGTAAATGGGAGTGCTCGGAATTAGCTGCCCACGGAACCGGGTAGCGAAGCTGCGCCACGTTGGGGCCGCTGACCACTTCATGCATAGCTAACTGCCCACCAGGGCGCAGAACGCGACGACTCTCTGCGATGACCCTGGTAGCGTCGGGCATGTTTAACAGACTATGTTGAAACAGTACGGCGTCAAAGCTGTTATCAGCAAACGGCAGGGCGCTGGCACTACCCGTTACCCAGGTGAGTGGTGGTGTGGAAAGCTGTTTTACCCTTGAGCTCAACGCTCTGTTCAGTGCACTGAAGCCATGGGTGATATCCAGCCCGGTCAGCTGAAAGCCCAGTGACGCTCCCTGCCGCATCAAACCGCCCAGCCCCGCGCCAATATCCAGCACCTGCCGATGAGTGGTCGGATTGAGTAAGTTTAGCAAGCGAGTGGAGGCCGCCACGCCGCCAATATGCAGCTGGTCCAAGGGGGCCAGTTGATGCAGCGTGGGGCCAGCGGGGTAGTGAGCATCTATTTGCGCCAGCACCTCATCAGCGTGCAGGCCACGCTGATAGTGATCCGCTAACGGATTGGAAGCCGTCATCGCTTATAACTCTTGATCCAAACCCAGCTCTTGGATGGAAATTTCGCGCATCTTGAATTTCTGGATTTTGCCGGTGACGGTCATCGGGAATTCGTCCACGAACTTGAAGTAGCGCGGGATCTTGAAGTGGGTGATCTTGCCCTTGCAGTACTCGCGCAGCTCTTCGCCGGTTACTTCGCCCGCGGTGCTGTTGAGTTTCACCCAGGCAATCAGCTCTTCACCATACTTCTTATCCGGCACACCGGTGACCTGCACCTCAGAAATCGCCGGGTGAGCGTAAAGAAACTCTTCGATTTCCTTGGGATAGACGTTTTCACCGCCGCGAATCACCATATCTTTAATACGGCCCACGATCTGGATGTAGCCCTCCTCATCCATGGTGGCCAGGTCGCCGGTGTGCATCCAGCCCGCTTCATCGATAGCTTCAGCGGTGGCCTTATCGTTGTTCCAGTACTTCAGCATCACGCTGTAGCCGCGGGTACACAGCTCGCCGATTTCTCCCCGGGGCAGAATGCCGCCGTTGCCAGGGTCAACAATTTTGTTCTCTAAGTGAGGCTGGGTGCGGCCCACGGTGGATACGCGTTTTTCAATGCTGTCGTTGGCGCCGGTTTGAGTGGATACCGGGCTGGTTTCGGTCATGCCGTAGGCGATCTGCACGCCCTTCATATTCATCTTGTTGATGACCTGCTTCATGATCTCCGCGGGGCAGATCGAGCCTGCCATAATGCCTGTGCGCAGTGAAGAGAGGTCGGTGCTGGGAAAGTCAGGGTGATCCAGTTCGGCAATGAACATGGTCGGCACGCCATATAGCGCGGTGGCTTTCTGTTCATGTACCGCCTTGAGCACTTTGCCTGGGTCGAAGCCCTCGTCCGGGTAGATCATGGTGGCGCCGTGGGTCATACAGCCCAGGTTGCCCATCACCATGCCAAAGCAGTGGTAGAGCGGCACCGGAATCACCAGGCGGTCTTCGCTGGTAAACCCCATGCTTTCCGCCACAAAAAAGCCGTTGTTGAGAATATTGTGGTGGGAGAGTGTGGCTCCTTTGGGAAAGCCGGTGGTGCCGGAGGTGTACTGGATATTGATGGCGTCGTCGAACTGCAGCGTGGCCTGTAGGTCGTCAACGTCGGTTTGGCTAACCTTGCTGGCTTCTTGCATTAGGTCAGACCAGCGCCACATGCCGCTGAGTTTCTCGCTACTTAAATTAATTATGCACTCAAGATCAGGCAGCTTTTGCGACTTAAGCTCCCCTACAGCGCAGCTGTTGAGTTCCGGGGCCAGCTCAAACAGCATGGCGCTGTAGTCGGAGCTTTTGAAGCTGTTGGCGGTGACCAGAAAACGGGCTCCGGATTGATTCAGCGCGTACTCCAACTCATGAGTGCGGTAGGAGGGGTTAATGTTGACCAGAATGGCGCCAATTTTGGCGGTGGCGAATTGAGTTAACGTCCATTCGCTGCAGTTGGGCGCCCAGATGGCCACACGGTCGCCCTTGTTAACCCCAATGGAGAGCAGGGCGCGGGCACAGCGGTTAACCTCTTCCTGAAGCTGGCGATAGCTCCAGTGGATATTCTGATGCAGCACAATGAGCGCATCGTTATCGGCATATTGGGTGGCGATTTGGTCGAATTTGTCGCCAATGGTCATGCCCAGCAGGGGCTTGTCTGCCATGCTGCTGGAGTAGCTGGGTAGGGTAAGAGCAGGTGATGCCATGGGTAATTCTCCGATGTCTTTTTCTTATCTAAACGGGAAGTCAGGCGGCGTTTAATTATTATTGGTTGAGAGCGCCTTTCGCCAGAGCGACTTTGGAGCTGGGCCTGCGGCCTAGTTCTTGGGTGATCCAGTAGCCGGTATCGATCACTGCCTGCAGGTCGATACCCGTTTCAATGCCTAGCCCTTCAAGCAGGTAGAGCACGTCTTCAGTGGCTACGTTGCCGGAGGCGCCCTTGGCATAGGGGCAGCCGCCGAGACCTGCTGTTGCCGCATCAATCACGCTGACGCCTTCCTCCATCACCGCATACAGGTTGGCCAGCGCCATGCCGTAGGTGTCATGGAAATGGGCGGCCAGGAACTCTATCGGCACCTGCCGCTGAACGGCTTCAATCATGCGCTTGGCGGCCAGCGGTGTGCCGACGCCGATGGTGTCGCCGAGTGACACCTCGTAGCAGCCCATCTCATAAAGCGCCTTGGCCACCTCGGCTACTTTGCTGGGGTCAATCTCGCCTTCGTAGGGGCAGCCCAATACGCAGGAGACGTAGCCGCGCACACGTACGCCCGCATCCCGAGCATGATCGAGCACTGGTTCAAAACGGGTCAGTGACTCGGCAATAGAGCAGTTGATATTTTTCTGCGAGAAGGCTTCTGAAGCAGCACCAAAGACCGCCACCTCTTCAACGCCAACCGTTAGGG
This window encodes:
- a CDS encoding DUF1294 domain-containing protein translates to MIPIVAFYALISVIAYITYAIDKKAAINNRRRVSEKSLHLLGIVGGWPGALLAQQRLRHKTQKTAFQVTFWLTVVVNLVCVGWLTVSLNLI
- a CDS encoding anthranilate synthase component I family protein; protein product: MTTADTHASSGPQPFTLPRKPHYVTLAADCDFFALFQKIERRFDTCYMLESLGEDSHMARHSIIGFDPEYTLYANGNTLTIQERDGNANHYPSDNPYELLRSLIPQNIISRKYAGGLSGYLGYDAMQYFEPSLALKASDDFDTFRFGLYKDGLILDKMTGEVTYFYYDNSRYEFLQTLINADDEPAGPLQITALGDTMSQAEHAEAVAKVKQDIIDGKVFQCEVGFKKRFSIKGDTLALYDQLRTINPSPQMYYVKFGEQKLIGASPELLFRLRQGEMETFPLAGTTLRGKTPQEDTQLARALLNDPKEIAEHNMIVDLHRNDIGRVAQFGTVKVRSLMDIKRFSHVQHISSEIVGIIAEGEDMFTALASNFPAGTLTGAPKIEAMKIIDDLETDGRGPYGGAVGQFSFNGDCTFAIPIRTVFVNGERAYVQTCGGNVYDSNAEDEYEEIRRKFAGTRKALTPFMSTETESPA
- a CDS encoding anthranilate synthase component II, whose amino-acid sequence is MKVLIIDNYDSFTYNLYQFIGEILTTEKNRGGLASFEILVKRNNQIDFQTIEAMAPDRIIISPGPGSPDDPRYFGVCAEVIGKLGKTTPLLGVCLGMQGIVHVFGGKVVKAPLPMHGKISPINHNNASVFNGVPDQLEVMRYHSLIADATTLPECLEVTATVGTLEADNFEQRSGWQALGEFELMGVKHREYPIHGIQFHPESFATEGGKELIANFLFAPGNHTRA
- a CDS encoding Trp family transcriptional regulator yields the protein MTTDEHYQAELIRHLLAIDSPKAMDAALASLLTPAEYQEISKRLQIFKLLREGVPHRKIAETLGVGIATVSRGSRALTTLPSSSPSSRTD
- a CDS encoding class I SAM-dependent methyltransferase yields the protein MTASNPLADHYQRGLHADEVLAQIDAHYPAGPTLHQLAPLDQLHIGGVAASTRLLNLLNPTTHRQVLDIGAGLGGLMRQGASLGFQLTGLDITHGFSALNRALSSRVKQLSTPPLTWVTGSASALPFADNSFDAVLFQHSLLNMPDATRVIAESRRVLRPGGQLAMHEVVSGPNVAQLRYPVPWAANSEHSHLLNLSELTRLLETGGFQLEHVDDWSEMALAWRQHQRQKEQTPRQAVLSPQWVFGDRFLTMGKNLVDNLAQGAIKVVEIKASC
- a CDS encoding monovalent cation:proton antiporter-2 (CPA2) family protein encodes the protein MTGYFIQAFIYLVAAVIAVPLAKRFGLGSVLGYLVAGVVIGPILGLVGQETTTIQHFAEFGVVMMLFLVGMELDPKGLWAMRVRLIGLGGLQVVLTAAAGSAIGWWLGLVWQTALAVGLIFALSSTAIVLQTLNEKGLAKTEGGRSAFSVLLFQDIAVIPMLALIPLLALPELMGAGGDDGHASLSLVAHLPGWAHALVVVGAIVSVIAGGYYLMPLLFRYVIGSGLREVFTAMALMLVIGIAALMSVVNLSPALGAFLAGVVLANSEFKHELEANIEPFKGLLLGLFFITVGAGINFSVLAAEWGTVLSLGVAVIVVKGVILLGLALLFRVHGSNGWLFTLSLAQAGEFGFVLLTYSVQNNVIPTDISQILSLVVALSMFLTPLLFIAYDRLVLPRYLIAKNDDREADAIEEQAPVIVAGVGRFGQIICRLLRANNIPIVALDLEIEQIENLRKINIKSYFGDASRSDLLETAGIEHARLLVIALDDRERAVQMVKHVKHAYPQVWVLARAFDRGHGYQLRDAGADDVISETYHSALELGGHALTAMGVHPMRAKQMTWAFVQNEDAHEDELFEAWKEIEEGISFSPRYGELFMKLEESLNSAMQQDWPEPQREDVPIWTPPNHNRE
- a CDS encoding hydroxymethylglutaryl-CoA lyase translates to MPLPTSVKLFEMAPRDGLQNEPGAIVPTATKIALVERLANAGIAHIEAASFVSPKWVPQMGDALEVMAGIKHKPGVVYSALTPNLKGLENALTVGVEEVAVFGAASEAFSQKNINCSIAESLTRFEPVLDHARDAGVRVRGYVSCVLGCPYEGEIDPSKVAEVAKALYEMGCYEVSLGDTIGVGTPLAAKRMIEAVQRQVPIEFLAAHFHDTYGMALANLYAVMEEGVSVIDAATAGLGGCPYAKGASGNVATEDVLYLLEGLGIETGIDLQAVIDTGYWITQELGRRPSSKVALAKGALNQ
- a CDS encoding AMP-binding protein; this encodes MASPALTLPSYSSSMADKPLLGMTIGDKFDQIATQYADNDALIVLHQNIHWSYRQLQEEVNRCARALLSIGVNKGDRVAIWAPNCSEWTLTQFATAKIGAILVNINPSYRTHELEYALNQSGARFLVTANSFKSSDYSAMLFELAPELNSCAVGELKSQKLPDLECIINLSSEKLSGMWRWSDLMQEASKVSQTDVDDLQATLQFDDAINIQYTSGTTGFPKGATLSHHNILNNGFFVAESMGFTSEDRLVIPVPLYHCFGMVMGNLGCMTHGATMIYPDEGFDPGKVLKAVHEQKATALYGVPTMFIAELDHPDFPSTDLSSLRTGIMAGSICPAEIMKQVINKMNMKGVQIAYGMTETSPVSTQTGANDSIEKRVSTVGRTQPHLENKIVDPGNGGILPRGEIGELCTRGYSVMLKYWNNDKATAEAIDEAGWMHTGDLATMDEEGYIQIVGRIKDMVIRGGENVYPKEIEEFLYAHPAISEVQVTGVPDKKYGEELIAWVKLNSTAGEVTGEELREYCKGKITHFKIPRYFKFVDEFPMTVTGKIQKFKMREISIQELGLDQEL
- the rluF gene encoding 23S rRNA pseudouridine(2604) synthase RluF, producing MSFRKSTRINKYISESGMCSRREADRFVEQGNVWINGRRATTGDQVVAGDLVKVNGQEIEPQEEEDLVLIALNKPVGIVSTTESSEKDNIVEFVKHGTRIFPIGRLDKDSQGLIFLTNNGDLVNKILRANNNHEKEYQVTVNKPITDEFIEGMQRGVPILGKVTKRCKLQKESTFVFTITLVQGLNRQIRRMCEYFGYEVTQLIRTRIMNVSLKGLALGDWRDLTPKEIDTIIALTERSEAAPEKKSKAKPERPNYSSGAGKAKPPAAKRRPAKAGAKATGAKATGVKPLPKGKKAASGKVSGKTGTGPKGGVAGKPHPKGGKAPGKPGAKGKPVGNGRGKPAAGGKPSQRRK